Proteins encoded within one genomic window of Candidatus Syntrophocurvum alkaliphilum:
- the ytvI gene encoding sporulation integral membrane protein YtvI, translated as MDPELQKSIKILTKLAIIVLALYAIFLLFTYVFPIVGDILTFIPNLILPFVLAIILAVLIEPVVHFFENKTKMRRSLSVFLSLTLVVGGLVYIISLVISVVTRELMALYKLGLSYSDELTYNILAAISDFRLFYLRLDLPPQVHTAIEDNIENAIEIIQTVAESIINNLVNLLTMLPNIFVFIMIATVATFFIMKDRAIIRKFILQIIPSNVRSKTRNIVGDLFRALVGFFKAYTILISVTTIITVIALKLLGVDYVLTIGILIGLLDILPILGPALIFIPWIIWQFVVGNTFMGLSLLILYITISIVRQFLEPKIVGDNIGLHPLVTLISLYIGLRIAGVIGIILGPVTVVIFIACYRAGLFDGLILRRT; from the coding sequence AAAATATTAACTAAATTAGCTATTATTGTATTAGCTCTTTATGCTATTTTTTTACTCTTTACTTACGTCTTTCCTATAGTAGGTGATATATTAACTTTTATCCCTAATCTTATACTTCCTTTTGTGCTTGCAATAATTTTAGCAGTTTTAATTGAACCAGTAGTTCATTTTTTTGAAAATAAAACAAAAATGCGTAGAAGTTTATCTGTTTTTTTAAGCTTAACATTAGTTGTTGGTGGCTTAGTATATATTATTTCTTTGGTTATATCGGTAGTAACTAGAGAATTAATGGCCCTATATAAATTAGGTTTATCTTATTCAGATGAATTAACTTACAATATTTTAGCAGCTATAAGTGATTTTCGTCTTTTTTATCTACGATTAGATCTTCCGCCACAGGTACATACTGCAATAGAAGATAACATCGAGAATGCTATTGAAATTATCCAAACAGTAGCAGAAAGCATTATTAATAATCTTGTGAATTTACTTACAATGCTACCTAATATATTTGTTTTTATAATGATTGCAACAGTAGCTACCTTTTTTATCATGAAAGATCGTGCTATAATTAGAAAATTTATATTGCAAATAATACCATCTAATGTTAGGTCAAAGACTCGTAATATAGTTGGAGATTTATTTCGAGCATTAGTTGGTTTTTTCAAAGCTTACACAATACTTATTTCGGTAACTACTATTATTACAGTAATAGCCTTAAAATTATTAGGAGTAGACTATGTTTTAACAATTGGGATTTTAATAGGTTTACTTGATATATTACCAATATTAGGTCCGGCGTTAATATTTATTCCTTGGATAATATGGCAATTTGTTGTAGGGAATACATTTATGGGACTAAGTTTATTAATTTTGTATATAACAATATCGATAGTAAGACAATTTCTTGAGCCTAAAATAGTAGGTGATAATATAGGACTACATCCTCTAGTAACTTTAATCTCTCTTTATATAGGGTTAAGGATAGCAGGAGTTATAGGAATAATTTTAGGACCTGTAACAGTAGTAATTTTTATTGCTTGTTATCGAGCAGGATTATTTGATGGATTAATTTTGAGGAGGACATAA